DNA from Salmo trutta chromosome 14, fSalTru1.1, whole genome shotgun sequence:
tgccaccacaacaatTTTCTGTGACTtatgttccatccctgcagtacagttgataaccattgctataaatgctaaaaatccaatcttactgaaacatatatcactccTCGGCCTATCCCTCTggactggtacagatctactactcacaccactcctctcaggatccctagcccttgacccatcttcctctactttcttcactgcgtCAGCATATGataccttctgcactactctaaccctggaaacctcaacctgcctctctcggaCATCTGatccccagctccatgggcacccctacaataaacacataccactactttccccaatgcttcACATTCCTCTGACGGcaggtaggggcggcaggtaggggcggcaggtaggggcaggtaggggcggcaggtagcctagtggttagagcgttggactagtaaccgaaaggttacaaaatcaaatctctgagctgacaaggtaaaaatatgtccttctgcccctgaacaaggcagttaacccactgttcctaggctgtcattgaaaataagaatttggtcttaactgacttgcctagttaaataaaggtaaaaaataaaaacacctaggaacctccctgcTACACAATGCtgccataagcttgacacctgtaacaacatATTGTATTCAGCACAAAAGATTGTACAGGATAAtttatatatcctaacatcacttaggcaaagactcaacatcaaagaACAGATAacgactcttctgtttcaccactcatAACACCGTCTGTGTCGCAAACAAGCGACGAGCGtcacaaacaccgggaatcttctccttcagttggtcaactttcacatttactgctaccccagtaatcactcctttcaatggtggATCTTTCTTGAGAGCGAAACAATTCACATCTCTTGCCCCCATTTGTTTAACTCTGAGCGCcttctccctctgaccagcagaaacacaaacaattatcagaagaccacttctggttaccctcaccgattccacagcacccaactctgttttcacccagCCTGAAACCActaatggatcagccaaaaggcaagagtCCCAACTTTTTCTaaaacttcactcctactgtcacagattgatctttatcctgaccctcagtgcctcgggctccgagaacttcaccacacctaaCACCTCCGATACTTCGCCCTCATTCttatttctcctcctgtcttcagctcacTCTACTTTCTACCATTTGTCAGTTTTAattcatttctaccagcatgtcacgtgtGCAACCAGAACTCTAGACCACTTTCACTCCACATACaaagctcgccctccatttgttagacttcagtgcagcttttgacattatcgatcatagtctgctgctggaaaaacgtatgtgttatggctttacaccccctgtttTAATacggataaagagttacttgtctaacagaacacagagggtgttttttaatggaagcctctcaaatataatccaggtagaatcaggaattccccagggtagctgtttaggccccttgcttttttcaatctttactaacaacatgccactgactttgagtaaagccagtgtgtctatgtatgcagatgactcaacactatacacgtcagctactacagtgactgaaatgactgcaacacttaacaaagagctgcagttcgttttcgaatgggtagcaaggaataagttagtcgtaaatatttccaaaacttaaagcattgtatttgggacaaatcattcactaaaccctaaacctcaactacatcttgtaatgaataatgtggaaattgagcaagtgaCTAAACTgattggagtaaccctggattgtaaactgtcatggtcaaaacatattgatacaactgTAGCTAAgatgagaagtctgtccataataaagcgcagctctgccttcttaacactatcaacaaggcaggtcctacaggccctgatTTTGTCACACCtgaactactgttcagtagtgtggtcaggtgccacaaagagggatttGAGAAAATTGccgttggctcagaacagggcaacacggctggcccttaaaagtacacggagagctaacattaatgacatgcatgtcaatctctcatggctcaaaatGGAAGAGAGATTGTCTTCATCAttaattgtttttgtaagaggtgttgacaagctgaatgtaccgagctgtctgtttaaaatactggcacacagctcggacacccatgtatacccacaagacatgccaccagaggtctcttcacagtccccaagtccagaacagactatgggaggcacacaatactacatagagccatgactacatggaactctgttccacatcaggtaactgatgcaagcagtagaatcagattttaaaaactGGGGAAAATACATcttatggaacaacggggactgtgaagagacatacacaaaggtacagacacattgtgatattgttgtatggtcgtattgaacattttgtgttgtggatatgtggtTGTGTAgggatgttatatgatgtacggTTTTATCTTTAGTTCATTCAGTACATAGTTCACTGTTTTaccttttgttttatatgtaatgtgggtgctttggtgtttggaccccaggaagagtagctaccttggcagcagctaatggggatccctaataaatacaaatacaacatttggcaaatctaaccataattcaatcctcctgattcctgcttacaagctaaaactaaagcaggaagtaccagtgactcactcaatatgtaagtggtcagatgacgcagatgctacactacaggactgttttgctagcacagactggaatatgtcccGGGATTCAGctaattctgtatacttctggcccttctttggacactgttaacaaccctccagacgagtttcaatgccatacaactatccttccgtggcctccaactgctcttaaatacaagtaaaactaaatgcatgctcttcaaccgattgctgcctgcacctgcctgcccgtccagtatcactactctggacggttttgactacaactacaaatacctaggtgtctggctagactaaactctccttccagactcacatcaaacatctccaattgtcaagggcgtcgtaaggattggaccaaagccacctccatagtgggaggattgggaagggggggtgtagcacagggaccgtcgttgacggtggccaccctcccttccctccctttaagttggGGTTGATTTTGTGGGGGGGtttttttgaggtgcattcggggtctgcacctttggggggggtactgtcacgtcctgaccagtaaaaggggttatttgtcattgtagtttggtcagggcgtggcagggggtgtttgttttggtgtttttggtttaggttctatattttctatttctatgtttaaatctagttttctatttctatgttgggtttttggtaggacctccaattagagtcagctggttgtcgttgtctctaattggaggccatatttagttgaggtttgtttcacttgtgttttgtgggtggttatttcctgtatagtctgtgcaccttatgggactgtttcgtcgtttgtttcttttgtttaagtgttatttctaataaattaagaagatgagcactttacccgctgcgccttggtccaatccttacgacgcctgtgacaatctccctctctagctttaagcaccatctgtcagagcagctcacagattactgcgcctgtacatagcccatctataattagcccaaacaactacctcttcccctactgtatttatttatttatttagctcctttgcaccccagtatttctactttgcacattcatccactgcaaatctaccattccagtgttttacttgctatattgtatttacttcaccaccatggcctatttattgcctttacctcccttatctcacctcatttgctcacattgtatatagacttatttttctactgtattattgaatatgtttgttttactccatgtgtaactctgtgttgttgtatgtgtcgaactgctttgctttatcttggccaggtcgcagttgtaaatgagaacttgttctcaacttgcctacctggttaaataaaggtgaaattattatatatattttttaaatggcattgaggagtataccatctcagtcaccggcttcatcaagaAGTGCATTgacgatgtcatccccacagtgaccgtacatacatgtcccaaccagaagccatggattacaggtaacatccgcaccgagctaaaggctagagctgccactttcaaggagcgggacaacactgaagcatgcatgagagcaccagctgttccagataactgtgtgatcacgctttccgtagccgatgtgagcaagacctataaacaggtcaacattcacaaagccgcggggccagacagattaccaggacatctACTCAAAGCATACGtggaccaactagcaagtgtcctCACTGACATTTGACAGGTTGAATGAGttggcgtgtccaaacttttgactggtactgtatatacttggctgtatcagaggaaggcccaaaaaattgtcaaagactcctgtcacccatgtcatagactgttctctctgctaccgcatggaaagtggtaccggagcgccaagtctatgtccaaaaggctcctgatcagcttctatcaccaagccataagacaactgaacaattaatcaaatggccttctggactatttacattgacccccctcctttatttttacactgctgctactcgctgcttattatctatgcatagtcactttgcccctacctacatgtacaaattacctcgactaacctgtaaccccgcacattgactcactggtaccccctgtatatagcctcgttattgctatgtaattttcttgtgttactttttgaataatttttttaacttcagtttatttagtaaatatttttcttgaactacattgttggttaagggcttgtaagtaagcatttcacggtaaggtctactacacctgttgcattcggcgcatgtgacaaatatagtGCAGCATTTGGTAGATGCCAGGTgcagagagaggctagagaggctcaGAGATATAGAATTAGTCATGATGTATCGTATGCAGAGGCTGTTAAGACAGATTGGTGGAACTGCAGTGAGGACTGATGGAACAACTGGACCTAATGTTggttgtgtttctgctggtcctGGCTGGTGTTTCTGCTGGTTTGGAGGCCTGTTCAGAAATCTTGCTCTCATGAATGTTTGGTGTCAAGGACACTTTGACAATGAATAAAGTTGACTTCATAGCTTTTATTGGTAAGGTTATCAATACAACTCGGGTTGTGGAAAGAAATGCCAGATTGAAGGTTGTTGTGGAGAAATAGAGATATTGGGTGTAACAGATGTTACATTTGAAATGGTTCTTGACATGCTGAACAATACTAAGGGGGGAGTGTCTCAGCATGATATACATACAGTTTAATGGGGTAGGAGGGTTGGGGAGTgttttttgggggaggggggtggtaGAAGTTAGTATTTTTGATGTTATGATATTTTCATGGTGGTACAGAATTGGGAAGATCATGATTAATCGTACATTCctgcacagtaggtggcggcatgcacttaaacgtttgtttgcggaccgccatgaCGCCATAGAAAAAGATTAACTGGTGGTGGCGGTAACGCAGAATGAGTCGGCAGCAGAGTCTAGTATGGACCGGAAGTTAGACCGGAAGGAGGAAATGACTAATGTAGCTAGCTGGTAGCTAACCATGAATATATTATTTAGTGTACAGGTAAATATAGTCAATAATTCCTCAGGTTTCTATCAAACTGTAACGTTAGTAACAAGCTAGTGTCCCAAAGAGCCTTCTGCTGTTTTGCGGTAATACGGATAGACAGAAGAATCTAACCCGGAAGATAGCCGGGAAGAAAGAAGATGCTTATGTTGATAGCAAGCTTAGTTTGGTAGTGTGTAAAATGTGTCCGATATCGTTTGATGTCGTTTAAATTAGACTTTGATATTGCCCAACCTGGACTATATACGTGGAGCTATCGATGTTTTCAACGACCATTTCATACAGTTTTGCTATCTGGTCTAGGAAAGTAAATTCTCGCTACCGTTGGCCTAAATAGTTAGCTAACTGAGTTGTATGGAAAGTAATCCGCTAGATAATGTGACCTCGTGGTGAACTGTCGGGGATTTGAGAAGAATCTGCTTTAGTTTAATTCAGTGACCCAAAACGATCATAGGAAACTATTTCTGAAGAATTCACGATGAATGAGGTGAGAATGTCTATAGCTAATGCTAAACCAGTCGGGATGGCTATGCCTAAAGTATCAGCTAGTTTGCTAATTCATTTAGCTATTTATTAAAGCTTCAATTAGTAGTTGAAACAATCACAAAGCGTCTTGCCTCCCCTCTTTAAAGCTAAtaaagaagctgaggggtgggctgAAGAAGTGTaaccactttcaaattcataaACAGGGCtatggactgaccatccatgaaaatgatagttttaaccatgttttgaggttatacagtgtttgtttacatttactttgtttacaaatatcggagtaaaacaagtttatattttgggttctgatggggaaccACAGAATGGGTCAATGGGTATATATAACTAATTCATTCTTATTCTTTGTTTTAGGATTCTGCTGACCCAtccaacccccctctctcctacgcCACTGAACCCAACCCTCCAGAGTCACTGGTTCCTGACTCTAACCATAGGGACATTGACAACTGCAGTGAATTACCCAGATTTAACATTGTAGTCAAGGAGGAGGAAGACTGGGACGTGGATAATACTGGTAAATAAACATGCTTAATTAATTAAACCTCAGATTATACAGTTCCATTCCATAAATAGCAGTTtaattggtaacactttatttggatagtccaccTGTAGATTTTGTACAGACTATCAGTAGCATGTCAActaatacatttacattgtagtaatttagcaaactctctgatccagagccactacagtagtgagtcatttagcagagtctctgatccagagatactacagtagtgagtcatttagctgactctctgatccagagtcactacagtagtgagtcatttagcagactctctgatccagagccactacagtagtgagtcatttagcagactctctgatccagagccactacagtagtgagtcatttagcagactctctgatccagagccactacagtagtgagtcatttagcagactctctgatccagagccacaacagtagagtcatttagcagactctctgatccagactATCAACCAGCCCTaaccttacccttattctaaacatAACCCTGGACCTaaccttacccttattctaaacatAACCCTGGACCTaaccttacccttattctaaacatAACCCTGGACCTaaccttacccttattctaaacatAACCCTGGACCTaaccttacccttattctaaacataaccctggccctaaccttacccttattctaaacataaccctaaccgtaaccttggcaagcagttgcttatcaacagatagtgtGACCATCTGTATAGCAGCTTCAGATGGACTATCTGTTTAATTCAAtatcacctgtacatagcccatctgtaaatagcccatccaactacctcatcaccatattgtttttttttttgctcctttgcaccccagtatctctacttgcacattaatcttctgcacatctatcactccagtgtttaattgctaaattgtagttacttcgcaactatggcctatttattgccttacctccctaatcttacctcatttgcacatactgtatatagacttttctattgtgatattgactgtatgtttgtttattctatgtgtaactctgtgttgttgtttgtgttgcactgctttgctttatcttggccaggtcacagttgtaaatgagaacttgttctcaactagcctacctggttaaataaaggtgaaataaaaaataataataatttaaaaagggaggtaggccatagaggcaaaataattacaatttagcattaatactggagtgatggatgtgcagatgtGCAATTATGTTTATATCCTGTTTTACtgacttcatatgtatatactttattcTAGTCAATGGTCATCCTatgtaactactgctgtacacaccttttctattcatatactgtccatactgtctatacacaccatcctatgtaactactgctgtacacaccttttctattcatatactgtctatacacaccatcctatataactactgctgtacacacgtTCTCTATTCATatgctgtccatactgtctatacatacCCTTATATATATATTCCGGACTGTTCTGATACATTTTGGTGGGATTTGTATGTATTGTTTTATATTATTAggtaatactgcactgttggagctagaaacataagcatttagcTTCACCTGCTATAACAACGGCAGAATACTCTGTGTACacaaccaataacatttgatttgatttggaggtTTAAAATATCCCTCTGGTGATTAGCGTAGGGCTAACTGTGCCAGGTTATCTCATGGGAAAAGCTAACATGAAGCATTTTCGGGAAAAGTATGGACCCTATAATTTTACAATATttattattttctgtttagtcaggAACAAACATTTTGACTTAGTCAGGGTGTTGACTAATTTGCGTTAATCCATACTCATGTCTTTACCACAGCAGAGAGACCTGACCACTGCTCTGAGAGCGAAGGGAGTCCCTCTACATCAGGACTACCTGAACAACACCAGGGGAATCACACAGCTAAGAAGATTcacttttgttcagtgtgtggAAAAAACTGTCACAAGTTATCAAAACTACAAATACATATGAGAactcacacaggagaaaaaccttactcctgctctgtctGTGGGAAGCAATTCAGTGAGAAAGGAAACCTGAAAAAACACCAGACgttgcacacaggagagaaactatTCAGTTGCTCCGTGTGTGGGGAGAGTTTTTCTTCATCGTCAAATCTTAccaaacaccagagaacacacacaggagagagtcAAGTGTCTGTAGCTGTAGAAGTGTGTGGTCTTTCACCAGCACTGGTTATtaaagtgaaagaggaggaagaggatccTGCTTTTGGTAAGTTAAAGGGACTTATTCTGTAAGGGCATGAATTGCAAAACGTTTGTTTTTATCAATCTTTGCATTACTTTGTTATTCTAagggaaaaatatatatagttaCAGTTCCACATTTTTGCATAGTTTATCCATCCCATCTTATCCCACAGCAGAGAGACATGACCACTGCTCTGAGAGGGAAGGGAGTCCCTCTACATCAGGACTACCTGAACAACACCAGGGGAATCACACAGCTAAGAAGATTcacttttgttcagtgtgtggAAAAAACTGTCACAAGTTATCAAAACTACAAATACATATGAGAactcacacaggagaaaaaccttactcctgctctgtctGTGGGAAGCAATTCAGTGACAAAGGAAACCTGAAAAAACACCAGACagtgcacacaggagagaagctgtACAGTTGCTTCGTGTGCGGGGAGAGTTTCTCTTCATCGTCAATTCTTAccaaacaccagagaacacacacaggagagagtcAAGTGTCTGTAGCTGTAGAAGTGTGTGGTCTTTCACCAGCACTGGTTATtaaagtgaaagaggaggaagaggatccTGCTTTTGGTAAGTTTAAGGAACTTATTCTGTAAGGGCATGAATTGCCAAACCTTTTTATTTTTATCAATCATTGCATCACTTTCAGTTATTcaaaggaaaaaaatatatatatagttagtTCCACATTACGCATTGTTTATCCATCCCATCTTATCCCACAGCAGAGAGACATGACCACTGCTCTGACAGTGAAGGGAGTCCCTCTACATCGGGACTACCTGAACAAAACCAGGGGAATCACACAGCTAAGAAGATTcacttttgttcagtgtgtggAAAAAACTGTCAGAAGTTATCAAAACTACAAATACATATGAGAACTCACACTGGAGAAaaaccttactcctgctctgtctGTGGGAAGCAATTCAGTGACAAAGGAAACCTGAAAAAACACCAGACggtgcacacaggagagaagctgtACAGTTGCTCCGTGTGTGGGGAAAGTTTTTCTTCATCGTCAAATCTTAccaaacaccagagaacacacacaggagagagtcAAGTGTCTGTAGCTGTAGAAGTGTGTGGTCTTTCACCAGCACTGGTTATtaaagtgaaagaggaggaagaggatccTGCTTTTGGTAAGTTAAAGGGCTTGAATTGCAAAAACgtttttttaataattttttatatTACTTTGTTATTCAAAGGAAAAGAATATATAGTGACAGTTCCACATTTTCGCATAGTTTATCCATGCCATCTTATCCCACAGCAGAGAGACATGACCATTGCACTGACAGTGAAGTGACTCCCTCTACATCAGGAGAACCTAAACAAAAACAGGAGAATCACACAGCAAAGAGCTCTCACTGCTGTTCAGTGTGTGGAAGAGATTGCCAAAAGCTATCTTCACTACTAATACAcatgagaatacacacaggagaaaagccataCCCTTGCTCTGTGTGTGGAAAGCAGTTCCGTGTAAAAAGACATCTTCAAGACCACCAGAAAgtgcacactggagagaaaccttacgtCTGCTCCAAATGTGACAAGAGGTTTGGTTTCGCCTCAGCCTTGAAAAGGCACCAGTGGTTACACGCAGAAGAGaaaccttactcctgctctgtgtGTGGGAAGGGTTTCGGCCGTCCAGATCAGTTAAAGGACCACTCTCTGCAACACGCAGGGAAACCCCACTGCTGTTCTGTGTGTGGGAAGTGTTTCAGCCGTCCAGATCAGTTAAAGGACCACTCTCTGCAACATGCAGGGAAACCCCACTACTGTTCTGTATGTGGGAAGTGTTTCAGTGAGAAGGGGTATCTTGAAGACCACCAGTCAgtgcacactggagagaaacgaCACCCTTGCCCTGTCTGCAAGAAGAGTTTTGTAAGATTAGCCGGACTTAAAGTCCACCACAGAtatcatacaggagagaaaccttacagctgcgCTAAATGCGGCCAGAGCTTCATTAGTTCTCAAAAACTTCAGAGACACCAGAAAACTCATGCTGGTTTACCACCTGTTGAGTTTCAAAACCCTGTTACAATTgaaggagagcgggagggagaagatgaggaagaggaagttGGTGGTCTGATTAATTCAGATGGAGAAGAGGTTGGTTGGGATCTTCATCGTCTCGGTAAGTGGAAGCAGAACAGCCATTAGTTACATTAATACAATATTGACTGTGAATGAACATCGCTCTTTTATTTAAAAATCCAATGCGGCCATTTTTAACTCCATatgaaatcatttctgggtaaaacTTAAGTACCttgctgtgattgttttcaattaaaatggtcaaaaataaacaaaaatagcttcttagatAAGAGCAAtatctcaagcaagaattttgctaggactgtctgggagttgtCTAAgtagggaggggaaaactgaaaatgagctgttattagcagagaggtttggaactctctttcgtATTGGTCTGCTAACTactacctggtgatgtcaccaggcaggccaaaactccatcccaccaaaacagcctGAAATTTCaaattcaaacagctcttacactaaaagggtattatcatcattttatagtatttttacaacctcatagtgtgttaatgtgtataaaagacaggaaatcacatttttgactgcattggaccttttaacCTATGTTTTCTCATTCACACAGACGAGAGTTCGGAGGGGAGAGCCTCTACATCAGGAGAACCTAAAGAAACCTAGGGGAATCTCAAAGCTCAAAGATACAGTTGCTCTGTGTGTGGGAAAGACTGGCAACGGTTATTTGATCTGAAAAGACAAATGAcaatgcacacaggagagaaatcgtaCAGCTGTTCTgtttgtgggaagagttttagacGAGCAGACCTTGTGAAACAACACCTCTGGACACACAAAGGAGACGCAGGGGAGAAACCTTAACCCTGTTCTGTCTGTGGGGAGGCTTTAGCAAGATCGTCAGACCTTTTAAAATGCACAATAGAGTTCACACagaagagaaaccttacagctgtgctGAATGTGGCCAGAGCTttttgccatagtttgtacatttgCATTGTTATATTGCTTATATAGGTCTATCTCATTAGCTTAGTAATAATTTTAGGTAATGTAAGAATGAT
Protein-coding regions in this window:
- the LOC115147676 gene encoding zinc finger protein 665 isoform X3 yields the protein MNILFSVQDSADPSNPPLSYATEPNPPESLVPDSNHRDIDNCSELPRFNIVVKEEEDWDVDNTAERPDHCSESEGSPSTSGLPEQHQGNHTAKKIHFCSVCGKNCHKLSKLQIHMRTHTGEKPYSCSVCGKQFSEKGNLKKHQTLHTGEKLFSCSVCGESFSSSSNLTKHQRTHTGESQVSVAVEVCGLSPALVIKVKEEEEDPAFAERHDHCSEREGSPSTSGLPEQHQGNHTAKKIHFCSVCGKNCHKLSKLQIHMRTHTGEKPYSCSVCGKQFSDKGNLKKHQTVHTGEKLYSCFVCGESFSSSSILTKHQRTHTGESQVSVAVEVCGLSPALVIKVKEEEEDPAFAERHDHCSDSEGSPSTSGLPEQNQGNHTAKKIHFCSVCGKNCQKLSKLQIHMRTHTGEKPYSCSVCGKQFSDKGNLKKHQTVHTGEKLYSCSVCGESFSSSSNLTKHQRTHTGESQVSVAVEVCGLSPALVIKVKEEEEDPAFAERHDHCTDSEVTPSTSGEPKQKQENHTAKSSHCCSVCGRDCQKLSSLLIHMRIHTGEKPYPCSVCGKQFRVKRHLQDHQKVHTGEKPYVCSKCDKRFGFASALKRHQWLHAEEKPYSCSVCGKGFGRPDQLKDHSLQHAGKPHCCSVCGKCFSRPDQLKDHSLQHAGKPHYCSVCGKCFSEKGYLEDHQSVHTGEKRHPCPVCKKSFVRLAGLKVHHRYHTGEKPYSCAKCGQSFISSQKLQRHQKTHAGLPPVEFQNPVTIEGEREGEDEEEEVGGLINSDGEEVGWDLHRLDESSEGRASTSGEPKET
- the LOC115147676 gene encoding zinc finger protein 665 isoform X4; this translates as MNILFSVQDSADPSNPPLSYATEPNPPESLVPDSNHRDIDNCSELPRFNIVVKEEEDWDVDNTERPDHCSESEGSPSTSGLPEQHQGNHTAKKIHFCSVCGKNCHKLSKLQIHMRTHTGEKPYSCSVCGKQFSEKGNLKKHQTLHTGEKLFSCSVCGESFSSSSNLTKHQRTHTGESQVSVAVEVCGLSPALVIKVKEEEEDPAFAERHDHCSEREGSPSTSGLPEQHQGNHTAKKIHFCSVCGKNCHKLSKLQIHMRTHTGEKPYSCSVCGKQFSDKGNLKKHQTVHTGEKLYSCFVCGESFSSSSILTKHQRTHTGESQVSVAVEVCGLSPALVIKVKEEEEDPAFAERHDHCSDSEGSPSTSGLPEQNQGNHTAKKIHFCSVCGKNCQKLSKLQIHMRTHTGEKPYSCSVCGKQFSDKGNLKKHQTVHTGEKLYSCSVCGESFSSSSNLTKHQRTHTGESQVSVAVEVCGLSPALVIKVKEEEEDPAFAERHDHCTDSEVTPSTSGEPKQKQENHTAKSSHCCSVCGRDCQKLSSLLIHMRIHTGEKPYPCSVCGKQFRVKRHLQDHQKVHTGEKPYVCSKCDKRFGFASALKRHQWLHAEEKPYSCSVCGKGFGRPDQLKDHSLQHAGKPHCCSVCGKCFSRPDQLKDHSLQHAGKPHYCSVCGKCFSEKGYLEDHQSVHTGEKRHPCPVCKKSFVRLAGLKVHHRYHTGEKPYSCAKCGQSFISSQKLQRHQKTHAGLPPVEFQNPVTIEGEREGEDEEEEVGGLINSDGEEVGWDLHRLDESSEGRASTSGEPKET
- the LOC115147676 gene encoding zinc finger protein 665 isoform X5 produces the protein MNEDSADPSNPPLSYATEPNPPESLVPDSNHRDIDNCSELPRFNIVVKEEEDWDVDNTAERPDHCSESEGSPSTSGLPEQHQGNHTAKKIHFCSVCGKNCHKLSKLQIHMRTHTGEKPYSCSVCGKQFSEKGNLKKHQTLHTGEKLFSCSVCGESFSSSSNLTKHQRTHTGESQVSVAVEVCGLSPALVIKVKEEEEDPAFAERHDHCSEREGSPSTSGLPEQHQGNHTAKKIHFCSVCGKNCHKLSKLQIHMRTHTGEKPYSCSVCGKQFSDKGNLKKHQTVHTGEKLYSCFVCGESFSSSSILTKHQRTHTGESQVSVAVEVCGLSPALVIKVKEEEEDPAFAERHDHCSDSEGSPSTSGLPEQNQGNHTAKKIHFCSVCGKNCQKLSKLQIHMRTHTGEKPYSCSVCGKQFSDKGNLKKHQTVHTGEKLYSCSVCGESFSSSSNLTKHQRTHTGESQVSVAVEVCGLSPALVIKVKEEEEDPAFAERHDHCTDSEVTPSTSGEPKQKQENHTAKSSHCCSVCGRDCQKLSSLLIHMRIHTGEKPYPCSVCGKQFRVKRHLQDHQKVHTGEKPYVCSKCDKRFGFASALKRHQWLHAEEKPYSCSVCGKGFGRPDQLKDHSLQHAGKPHCCSVCGKCFSRPDQLKDHSLQHAGKPHYCSVCGKCFSEKGYLEDHQSVHTGEKRHPCPVCKKSFVRLAGLKVHHRYHTGEKPYSCAKCGQSFISSQKLQRHQKTHAGLPPVEFQNPVTIEGEREGEDEEEEVGGLINSDGEEVGWDLHRLDESSEGRASTSGEPKET